The following are from one region of the Gemmatimonadota bacterium genome:
- the hrcA gene encoding heat-inducible transcriptional repressor HrcA: MAAGKLNPRQRIVLATIVRGHIESAQPVGSRWVARRCGLGLSPASIRNCMMDLEEMELLTHLHTSGGRLPTHAGYRVFVDELMGRGTLPGATRRRVEDSLREGRAGSLETLLDQACTLLGQISEQLSVVLSPRYDKSRVDRIELNQVDERRLLVVFRMASGLERTVVAGMPDDIGEDDMRQTLQIMNGVARGRTLADLVALRDDEEVRVMLRGLRVASSVYAGARELENDESNEHFHMWGASNMLSQPEFEDPSRLRGVFRALEQRQTLYGLFEPTRHRRSVSITIGEENEVEELRDCSVVSVSYRFGEFGGSVGVIGPARMPYEFVVSIVDHVAQTVGRILVPQ; the protein is encoded by the coding sequence ATGGCCGCTGGAAAGCTCAATCCAAGGCAGAGGATCGTCCTTGCGACGATTGTGCGTGGGCACATTGAGTCGGCCCAGCCGGTGGGTTCGCGCTGGGTGGCCCGGCGCTGCGGGCTGGGGCTGTCGCCCGCATCGATCCGCAACTGCATGATGGATCTGGAGGAAATGGAGCTTCTCACGCACCTCCACACTTCCGGCGGACGGCTTCCGACGCACGCGGGGTACCGCGTCTTCGTGGATGAACTCATGGGGCGAGGAACGCTTCCCGGCGCCACGCGGAGACGGGTGGAGGACTCGCTTCGGGAGGGCCGCGCGGGGAGTCTGGAAACGCTGCTCGATCAGGCGTGTACGCTTCTCGGGCAGATCTCGGAGCAACTGTCGGTGGTCCTGTCCCCACGGTATGACAAGAGCCGCGTGGATCGCATTGAACTGAACCAGGTGGACGAGCGGCGCCTCCTGGTGGTATTCCGCATGGCCTCCGGGCTGGAGCGCACCGTCGTTGCGGGAATGCCGGACGACATCGGCGAAGACGATATGCGTCAGACGCTTCAGATCATGAACGGCGTCGCCAGGGGCCGGACGCTGGCGGACCTTGTTGCCCTTCGCGATGACGAAGAGGTGCGCGTCATGCTTCGCGGGTTGCGCGTGGCGTCCTCGGTGTATGCCGGGGCGCGGGAACTGGAGAACGACGAATCCAACGAGCACTTCCACATGTGGGGTGCGTCGAACATGCTGTCGCAGCCGGAGTTTGAGGATCCGTCGAGGCTGCGCGGAGTCTTCCGCGCGCTGGAACAGAGGCAGACGCTCTACGGGCTCTTTGAACCGACGCGGCACCGGCGGAGCGTCTCGATCACGATCGGCGAGGAGAACGAAGTGGAGGAACTCCGGGATTGCAGTGTCGTCTCGGTGAGCTATCGGTTTGGTGAGTTCGGCGGGTCGGTCGGTGTGATCGGACCGGCTCGGATGCCGTACGAGTTCGTGGTGTCCATCGTGGATCATGTGGCGCAGACCGTCGGGCGGATCCTGGTGCCGCAGTAG
- a CDS encoding nucleotide exchange factor GrpE — protein MAKKNADTAPGAKEEPAAVETPAKSDSAENLADAPDREDETPAGEAPPETPEEAVARLEAELAEARDRSLRTLAEFDNFRKRTERDRIAIRERAVAEVLCELLDISDNLERALDQPKEGVPAAFLEGMELIARGVRDILDRRGVERIVTGGAPFDPRVHEALAQQPSSDCEPNTVLSEVQPGYRAGERVLRPAKVIVARASTEADAPTDGAADEAADGAADAPADAAADGAADE, from the coding sequence TTGGCGAAGAAGAATGCGGACACTGCACCCGGCGCGAAGGAAGAGCCCGCCGCGGTGGAGACCCCCGCGAAGAGCGACTCCGCGGAGAATCTCGCGGACGCTCCGGACAGAGAGGATGAGACCCCGGCCGGGGAGGCGCCCCCCGAGACTCCGGAGGAAGCCGTCGCGCGGTTGGAGGCGGAACTTGCCGAGGCACGCGATCGCTCCCTTCGGACGCTCGCGGAGTTCGACAACTTCCGAAAGCGGACGGAGCGCGATCGCATCGCGATTCGGGAGCGGGCTGTTGCGGAGGTGCTCTGTGAGCTGCTCGACATATCGGACAATCTGGAGCGCGCGCTGGACCAGCCGAAAGAGGGAGTGCCCGCCGCCTTTCTGGAAGGGATGGAACTCATCGCGCGGGGAGTTCGGGATATTCTCGACCGACGCGGGGTGGAACGAATCGTGACCGGGGGAGCACCCTTCGACCCGCGCGTCCACGAGGCTCTCGCCCAGCAGCCGTCCTCCGATTGTGAACCCAACACGGTGCTCTCCGAAGTCCAGCCGGGGTATCGCGCGGGCGAGCGAGTTCTTCGGCCCGCCAAGGTGATCGTGGCGCGCGCAAGCACCGAGGCGGACGCGCCGACGGACGGGGCGGCGGACGAGGCGGCAGACGGGGCGGCAGACGCGCCGGCGGACGCGGCGGCAGACGGGGCGGCAGACGAATGA
- the dnaJ gene encoding molecular chaperone DnaJ — MSPTKRDYYEVLGVERGASVEEIKKAYRKKALEHHPDRNPGDAGAEEKFKEATEAYEVLHDPEKRQRYDQFGHASVSGQPGGGGFGGQGFDLSDALRAFMRDFGGFEDGSGGGFGDVFGRGSGPGRGRNLQVRIVLSLEDVVEGVSRKIRLKRMGSCSDCNGSGGRAGAGPTACGQCGGSGQIRRVQRSLLGQFVQVAPCGACRGTGRAVGDPCPACRGEGRREVRETISVEIPAGVAEGNYIPIPGKGNAGRHGGPAGDLIVVIEEKPHELFERHGDDVVCDVPVSFPMAVRGGHVEVPTLRGVASLTIPAGTQSHQVFRLRGQGLPHLHSSRKGDQHVRVRVWTPKKLSREEKLILDKLGEIMNEKTPAPCGGLFDRIRDTYC, encoded by the coding sequence ATGAGCCCGACGAAACGCGACTATTACGAAGTACTCGGAGTCGAACGCGGTGCCTCGGTCGAGGAGATCAAGAAGGCGTATCGGAAGAAGGCGCTCGAACATCATCCGGACCGGAATCCGGGTGACGCCGGTGCGGAGGAGAAGTTCAAGGAGGCCACCGAGGCGTACGAGGTTCTTCACGATCCCGAGAAGAGGCAGCGGTACGACCAGTTCGGGCACGCCAGTGTTTCCGGCCAGCCGGGCGGCGGCGGATTCGGCGGACAGGGCTTTGATCTGTCCGACGCACTTCGCGCCTTCATGCGTGACTTCGGCGGGTTTGAGGATGGGTCCGGCGGGGGGTTTGGGGATGTGTTCGGCAGGGGTAGTGGACCCGGCCGAGGACGGAATCTCCAGGTGCGGATTGTGCTTTCGCTGGAAGATGTCGTGGAGGGCGTGTCGCGCAAGATCCGTTTGAAGCGCATGGGTTCCTGCTCCGACTGCAATGGGTCCGGCGGGAGAGCCGGTGCCGGCCCCACCGCCTGCGGACAGTGCGGCGGGAGTGGCCAGATTCGTCGCGTTCAGCGCTCACTCCTCGGGCAGTTCGTGCAGGTGGCTCCGTGCGGCGCGTGCCGCGGAACCGGTCGCGCCGTCGGAGATCCGTGCCCGGCGTGTCGGGGTGAGGGGCGCCGCGAAGTTCGGGAGACGATCTCCGTGGAGATTCCTGCCGGAGTCGCCGAGGGGAACTACATCCCCATCCCCGGCAAGGGGAACGCCGGGCGGCATGGCGGGCCGGCGGGCGATCTCATCGTGGTGATTGAAGAGAAGCCGCACGAACTCTTCGAGCGGCACGGCGACGATGTCGTCTGCGATGTTCCCGTCTCTTTCCCGATGGCGGTTCGCGGAGGGCATGTGGAAGTGCCTACGCTGCGCGGAGTGGCCAGTCTCACGATTCCGGCGGGAACACAGTCGCATCAGGTCTTCCGGCTTCGAGGACAGGGCCTCCCGCACCTGCACTCTTCGCGGAAGGGAGACCAGCATGTGCGCGTTCGCGTCTGGACCCCGAAGAAACTCTCCCGTGAGGAGAAGCTCATCCTCGACAAGCTCGGGGAGATCATGAACGAAAAGACACCCGCCCCCTGTGGAGGACTCTTCGATCGGATTCGTGACACCTATTGCTGA
- a CDS encoding RsmE family RNA methyltransferase: MDRVFVPASAIDGDRALLEGEARRHAGGALRLRAGDRFLATDGAGREFLLETEDAGRHRLCARVVETRTPVPGPGALLTLAISPPKGSRMDTAVEKAVECGVGRVIPIECERSVVRARDDSARARRWQRIARSATVQSGGVTVPEVDRFRSFAAALADLSTAGVVLLAHAAGGAVPVAEALGPGDAAVGVGIFVGPEGGFSPGEVEVAVERGATLVTLGDTRLRTETAGIVAVALAVAALARGGPHHREG, encoded by the coding sequence GTGGACCGCGTCTTCGTTCCCGCGTCGGCCATCGACGGCGATCGGGCCTTGCTGGAAGGCGAGGCCCGTCGTCACGCGGGGGGTGCGCTTCGTCTTCGCGCGGGGGATCGCTTCCTGGCGACGGACGGGGCGGGGCGTGAGTTTCTTCTGGAGACCGAAGACGCCGGGCGGCATCGCCTTTGCGCGCGCGTGGTGGAAACGCGCACGCCTGTCCCCGGGCCGGGCGCCCTCCTGACGCTGGCGATCTCCCCTCCGAAGGGAAGTCGCATGGACACCGCAGTCGAAAAGGCGGTCGAGTGCGGTGTGGGCCGTGTGATCCCCATCGAGTGCGAACGGTCGGTGGTGCGCGCGCGTGACGATTCCGCCCGCGCGCGGCGGTGGCAGCGGATCGCGCGCTCCGCCACGGTTCAGTCCGGCGGCGTGACGGTCCCCGAAGTGGATCGGTTTCGTTCGTTCGCAGCGGCCCTCGCGGATCTCTCGACCGCCGGGGTGGTTCTTCTGGCGCACGCTGCCGGGGGGGCGGTTCCCGTGGCCGAGGCGCTGGGTCCGGGGGATGCGGCCGTCGGGGTCGGCATTTTCGTCGGGCCGGAGGGCGGGTTCTCTCCCGGTGAAGTGGAAGTTGCTGTAGAGCGGGGGGCGACGCTCGTCACGCTGGGAGACACGCGCCTTCGGACGGAGACTGCGGGAATCGTCGCGGTGGCGCTTGCGGTGGCGGCGCTGGCCCGCGGCGGCCCCCATCACAGGGAGGGTTGA
- a CDS encoding histidine triad nucleotide-binding protein has product MAECIFCEIAAGNIPSTKLHEDDQCVAFKDIAPAAPTHLLVIPREHLASLDDADEEHGALLARMLLVAKRLAGERGLDEGYRVVINRGVHGGQTVDHLHIHVLGGRPMTWPPG; this is encoded by the coding sequence ATGGCCGAGTGCATCTTCTGCGAAATCGCCGCGGGGAACATCCCCTCCACGAAGCTCCACGAGGATGACCAGTGCGTGGCGTTTAAGGACATCGCTCCCGCCGCGCCGACGCATCTGCTGGTCATCCCCAGAGAGCACCTCGCCAGCCTGGACGACGCCGATGAAGAGCACGGGGCGCTCCTGGCGCGGATGCTTCTGGTTGCGAAAAGGCTCGCGGGGGAGCGCGGGCTGGACGAGGGGTACCGGGTCGTGATCAATCGCGGCGTCCACGGCGGGCAGACGGTGGATCACCTGCACATCCATGTGCTGGGCGGCCGCCCGATGACCTGGCCTCCGGGCTAG
- a CDS encoding Rrf2 family transcriptional regulator gives MFFSTSCEYALRALTHLALYGKDAPVQVKDIAETEGIPRHFLAKILNQLTYKGMVRALRGPGGGFLLTKPPHEVRVVEIVDAIDGIDNIRNRCVVGLDECRDDAHCPMHDIWKRFRETFLGNVEELALSDMADTMEMKRNLPPTEEGGDRPASVQPGVPEPPSED, from the coding sequence ATGTTCTTCTCCACATCGTGTGAATACGCGCTGCGGGCGCTGACCCATCTGGCCCTCTACGGGAAGGATGCCCCGGTCCAGGTGAAGGACATCGCGGAGACGGAGGGCATTCCCCGACACTTCCTTGCGAAGATCCTCAATCAACTGACCTACAAGGGTATGGTGCGGGCGCTCAGAGGTCCCGGAGGGGGGTTCCTGCTGACGAAGCCTCCCCACGAAGTGCGGGTGGTCGAAATCGTGGATGCCATCGACGGGATCGACAACATCCGGAACCGGTGCGTCGTGGGGCTGGATGAATGCCGCGACGACGCCCACTGCCCTATGCACGACATCTGGAAACGCTTCCGGGAGACCTTCCTCGGGAATGTGGAGGAACTCGCGCTTTCCGACATGGCGGACACCATGGAAATGAAGCGCAACCTGCCCCCCACAGAGGAGGGCGGGGATCGGCCCGCGTCCGTCCAGCCGGGAGTCCCGGAACCGCCGTCGGAGGACTAG
- a CDS encoding oligopeptide transporter, OPT family yields the protein MPESPAPESRTQMTLPPEAYEELPEGASFPSVVPASQSPREFTAKAALIGILVGIVFGTANAYLGLKVGLTVSASIPAAVIGVAVFGVLRRGTILETNIVQTIGSAGESLAAGVIFTLPVLFLWGLAPGFWPIFPLALLGGLLGVLFMIPLRRYLIVREHGRLTYPEGTACAEVLVASQAGGSQARQLFAGMGVGALYMAATKFLRLWPEEPDVQIHGSGYRTSFGGSLSPELLGVGFIIGPRIAAVMLAGGVVGWGVLIPLIYLFGDSVNAPVAPETTALIRDMGPFEIWSRYLRYIGAGGVAFGGLFTLVKSSPVIVRSFRMAVQNLRSRGSGEVHVPRTERDLPITWVAAAAGAMALLAAFLPLKVLGGHIGIVAGVCVVVFGFFFVTVSSRIVGLLGSSSNPISGMTIATVLVCALLFGGTAIGLDAKITVLTIGSLVCIAAAIAGDTSQDLKTGHLVGATPRKQQIGEVIGVVTAALAMSTVLTLFRDGIVSGAFKAPQANLIRLVIDGVLEGSLPWGLVFTGMFLAFCVEIMGLPTLAFAVGLYLPVHLAVPIIAGGLIRLVVEKRFSGEDRAERRERGVLYSSGLIAGGALVGVLAAGFAFKEFVPFPGLHEPAPHVWHWATAAFLGMAATLAVPVLRSSRKGG from the coding sequence ATGCCCGAATCCCCCGCGCCCGAGAGCCGCACGCAGATGACTCTGCCGCCGGAGGCCTACGAGGAACTGCCGGAGGGAGCGTCCTTTCCTTCGGTCGTCCCGGCTTCGCAGTCGCCCCGGGAGTTCACCGCCAAGGCGGCACTCATCGGTATTCTCGTGGGGATTGTCTTCGGGACCGCGAACGCCTATCTGGGCCTGAAGGTGGGGCTGACGGTTTCGGCCAGCATCCCGGCCGCAGTGATTGGCGTCGCCGTGTTTGGTGTGCTCCGCCGGGGGACGATCCTGGAGACGAACATCGTCCAGACGATCGGCTCCGCCGGGGAGTCGCTGGCGGCGGGGGTGATCTTCACGCTGCCGGTGCTCTTTCTGTGGGGCCTGGCGCCCGGCTTCTGGCCGATCTTCCCGCTGGCGCTCCTGGGGGGGCTCCTGGGTGTTCTCTTCATGATCCCGCTGCGTCGGTATCTCATTGTGCGGGAGCACGGGCGGCTCACCTACCCGGAGGGGACGGCGTGCGCGGAGGTTCTGGTCGCGTCGCAGGCGGGCGGTTCGCAGGCGCGGCAGCTCTTCGCCGGAATGGGGGTCGGAGCGCTCTACATGGCCGCGACCAAGTTCCTTCGCCTGTGGCCGGAGGAGCCGGATGTTCAGATCCACGGCTCCGGGTACCGTACCTCCTTCGGCGGCAGCCTCTCCCCTGAACTGCTTGGCGTGGGGTTCATCATCGGGCCGAGGATCGCGGCGGTGATGCTGGCGGGCGGGGTGGTCGGGTGGGGAGTGCTGATCCCTCTCATCTACCTGTTTGGCGATAGCGTGAACGCGCCGGTCGCTCCCGAGACCACGGCCCTCATCCGCGACATGGGCCCCTTCGAGATCTGGAGCCGGTATCTGCGCTACATCGGCGCGGGCGGGGTGGCGTTCGGGGGTCTCTTTACGCTGGTGAAGTCCTCGCCGGTCATCGTTCGCAGCTTCCGGATGGCGGTCCAGAACCTCCGGTCCAGGGGATCGGGCGAGGTTCATGTCCCGCGCACGGAACGGGATCTTCCCATCACCTGGGTCGCGGCGGCCGCCGGTGCGATGGCGCTTCTGGCCGCGTTCCTCCCGCTGAAGGTACTGGGCGGGCATATCGGAATCGTGGCGGGCGTCTGCGTCGTGGTTTTCGGCTTCTTCTTCGTGACCGTCTCCTCGCGCATTGTCGGTCTGCTGGGATCTTCGTCGAACCCCATTTCCGGCATGACGATCGCCACCGTTTTGGTCTGTGCGCTGCTCTTCGGCGGGACCGCGATCGGACTCGACGCGAAGATCACCGTGCTGACGATCGGCTCCCTGGTGTGCATTGCCGCGGCGATCGCGGGCGACACCTCGCAGGATCTGAAGACGGGACATCTCGTCGGGGCGACCCCCCGGAAGCAGCAGATCGGCGAAGTCATCGGCGTCGTGACCGCCGCGCTGGCGATGTCCACCGTGCTGACGCTCTTCCGCGACGGGATTGTCTCGGGCGCGTTCAAGGCTCCCCAGGCGAACCTGATCCGGCTCGTGATCGACGGCGTGCTGGAGGGGAGTCTCCCGTGGGGACTCGTCTTCACCGGGATGTTCCTGGCGTTCTGCGTGGAGATCATGGGGCTGCCGACACTGGCCTTCGCCGTCGGGCTCTATCTTCCTGTGCATCTTGCGGTTCCGATCATCGCGGGGGGGCTCATCCGGCTGGTCGTGGAAAAGCGTTTCTCCGGGGAGGACCGTGCGGAGCGGCGCGAGCGGGGCGTCCTGTACTCATCGGGACTGATTGCCGGAGGTGCGCTGGTGGGCGTGCTGGCTGCGGGCTTCGCATTCAAGGAGTTCGTGCCTTTCCCGGGGCTGCATGAGCCAGCGCCCCATGTCTGGCACTGGGCGACGGCGGCGTTCCTCGGCATGGCCGCGACGCTTGCCGTGCCCGTGCTGCGGTCATCCAGGAAGGGGGGCTGA
- a CDS encoding endonuclease MutS2 has protein sequence MNAHTLRILEFDRIRALLAGMALSDGGRRLAGALTPSPDPGEVAERLVCVTEVLRLMADSGLPLQGLEDIESVLERIRPDGAVLTGEEAARVGKNLHVARRVARVLHERREDTPRLADRAARLSPQGPLREEIDRCVDSSGEVLDGASPALRKLRREQEVVRQRLLSRLGGIVRSLTGAGDEPVVTLRSGRFVLSVRRDRSGKLNGVIHGQSGSGASIYLEPSAAVEMNNELAALRGSEAREVRRILTEITVRVRAVLPELKENESCLCALDLIHASGRFSRELECVPALPSEDGALEVVRGAHPLLLLALRETDGVVVPLDFALGGGHAPTLVITGPNTGGKTVALKTVGLFALMNQSGLPLPAAEGTRFPVFRRIHADIGDEQSIERSLSTFSSHMAHVNQVLSEADGDTLVLLDEIGVGTDPEEGAALAKAVLTHLTECGARTVVTTHYGSLKAFAHEAAGMENASLEFDRESLTPTYHFLQGVPGSSEALSVAQRLGFPEPLVDAARRMLGEEKEAVEGLLQDLRDRRAELAHAQADLDAEKQRAVIAREKAEERLRGLGQERRKLERDALDKARRLVEQAKAELGEILGAARTDAASEKAAGRARTRLGEMEGDLERRLSRQVEAGRAPERPARAEEITEGTPVLISRVGWKGTALGAPGSSGKVDVAVGSLRVEVPLADLELRARTRAEKRQSVPVVRREDSDSVSEIDLRGKTVDEAVGEVDRVLDGLVVSGGSWVRIIHGKGTGALRSAITAELEQDARVKSFRTGEPAEGGTGVTIAVLNGG, from the coding sequence ATGAACGCTCATACGCTGCGCATACTGGAGTTTGACCGGATTCGTGCCCTCCTTGCGGGCATGGCCCTGTCCGACGGGGGGCGCCGTCTCGCGGGCGCGCTGACTCCTTCCCCGGACCCGGGGGAGGTTGCAGAGCGTCTGGTGTGCGTCACAGAGGTCCTGCGCCTCATGGCGGACTCGGGGCTTCCGCTGCAGGGGCTGGAGGACATCGAGTCCGTTCTGGAGAGAATCCGCCCGGACGGCGCTGTGCTCACGGGAGAGGAAGCCGCGCGGGTCGGGAAGAATCTCCATGTCGCGCGCCGAGTGGCCCGCGTTCTGCATGAACGCCGGGAGGACACCCCGCGCCTGGCGGATCGCGCGGCCCGCCTTTCGCCGCAGGGGCCGCTGCGCGAGGAGATCGACCGATGCGTGGATTCCTCCGGAGAGGTCCTGGACGGGGCCAGCCCGGCGCTTCGCAAGCTTCGCCGGGAGCAGGAGGTGGTGCGGCAGCGGTTGCTCTCGCGACTGGGGGGGATCGTGCGGTCTCTCACGGGAGCGGGAGATGAACCCGTGGTCACGCTGCGCAGCGGGCGCTTTGTCCTCAGCGTTCGGAGGGATCGCTCGGGAAAACTGAACGGGGTCATCCACGGCCAGTCGGGCAGCGGGGCTTCAATCTATCTGGAGCCCTCGGCGGCGGTGGAAATGAACAACGAGCTGGCGGCTCTGCGCGGCTCGGAAGCCCGGGAGGTTCGCCGGATTCTCACCGAGATCACCGTGCGGGTCCGGGCGGTTCTCCCGGAACTGAAGGAGAACGAGAGCTGCCTCTGTGCTCTGGATCTCATCCACGCGTCGGGTCGCTTCTCGCGGGAGCTGGAATGCGTCCCCGCGCTGCCGTCTGAGGATGGCGCCCTGGAGGTCGTCCGGGGGGCGCACCCGCTGCTCCTTCTGGCGCTCCGGGAGACAGACGGGGTGGTCGTGCCGTTGGATTTCGCACTGGGAGGCGGGCACGCCCCGACGCTGGTGATCACCGGGCCCAACACCGGCGGGAAGACCGTTGCGCTGAAGACCGTGGGCCTGTTTGCGCTCATGAACCAGTCCGGGCTTCCACTTCCTGCCGCCGAAGGGACGAGGTTTCCGGTTTTCCGGCGGATTCATGCGGACATCGGGGACGAGCAGTCGATCGAGCGCAGCCTGTCGACATTCTCCTCACACATGGCGCATGTGAACCAGGTTCTGTCGGAGGCGGACGGAGACACGCTGGTGCTGCTGGACGAAATCGGTGTCGGCACGGACCCGGAAGAAGGCGCGGCCCTCGCGAAGGCGGTTCTCACGCACCTGACGGAGTGCGGCGCACGGACGGTGGTGACCACCCACTATGGATCGCTGAAGGCGTTCGCGCACGAGGCGGCGGGGATGGAGAACGCATCGCTGGAGTTCGATCGGGAGAGCCTGACGCCCACTTATCACTTCCTGCAGGGAGTTCCCGGGTCTTCGGAGGCGCTGTCTGTCGCCCAAAGGCTCGGCTTTCCGGAACCGCTGGTGGATGCGGCACGCCGGATGCTCGGCGAAGAGAAGGAGGCGGTGGAGGGGCTGCTGCAGGATCTCAGGGATCGGCGGGCGGAACTGGCCCACGCACAGGCGGATCTCGACGCGGAGAAGCAACGCGCGGTCATCGCCCGGGAGAAAGCGGAGGAGCGGCTTCGGGGGCTTGGGCAGGAGCGTCGGAAACTGGAGCGGGACGCGCTGGACAAGGCTCGCCGTCTGGTGGAGCAGGCAAAAGCGGAACTGGGCGAAATCCTCGGGGCGGCCCGGACCGACGCCGCGTCGGAGAAGGCTGCCGGACGCGCTCGCACGCGACTGGGGGAGATGGAAGGAGACCTGGAGCGGCGGCTCTCCCGGCAAGTGGAAGCCGGTCGGGCACCGGAACGCCCGGCGCGCGCAGAGGAGATCACGGAGGGAACGCCGGTGCTCATTTCCCGTGTGGGGTGGAAGGGGACCGCACTGGGCGCACCCGGTTCGTCGGGAAAGGTGGATGTGGCGGTGGGGTCTCTTCGCGTGGAAGTCCCGCTGGCGGATCTGGAGCTGCGGGCGCGGACTCGCGCGGAGAAGCGGCAGTCGGTGCCCGTCGTGCGCCGGGAGGATTCGGACAGTGTCTCGGAGATCGACCTTCGGGGAAAGACGGTGGACGAGGCCGTGGGAGAAGTGGATCGCGTCCTCGACGGACTGGTCGTCTCGGGCGGGTCGTGGGTGAGGATCATCCACGGGAAAGGGACGGGCGCACTGCGCTCCGCCATCACGGCGGAACTGGAGCAGGACGCTCGCGTGAAGAGCTTTCGCACGGGAGAACCGGCGGAAGGCGGAACCGGCGTTACCATCGCCGTACTGAACGGGGGTTAG
- the dnaG gene encoding DNA primase, translating into MPTVPDHVIAEIRDRVDLVEFVGQYVDLKRSGRAFVGLCPFHSEKTPSFHVNPDRGIYHCFGCNVTGDLFQFYMEEESSSFPEALREMARRAGVDLSRYEGRPGKPGERDAMFRAHEVAATLFRKVLASREGAPARAELERRALPEEVLAKYRVGASSDSWDCLLKAAAREGLSGDLLAKAGLAIARDGKSGHYDRFRDRLMFPIEAPGGKIIGFGGRVLGEGEPKYLNTPETPLFQKRRTLYGLPQAARSIRESREAVLVEGYTDVLALAAVGVENAVASLGTAFTAEHAKVLARNAERVTVVFDGDEAGRRAAHAGTGPLLAEGLEVRMAEMPPGEDPDSMVRQSGVGEFRRCLEEAPGAVEALLGQDAFAEGAARDRAVRRVLDALDGIEDRLRRRVYLQDLSRRTGIPVGLLESRPRDRAAEKRRSREAAEAAPVRRETPDAPPSRPSQPERALLGIMLHDVSLAESLLERLAPSDFEDDLVRHVVEEAGEIAAGGREPSVENLLDALRESKAAAELVGRLSVSPEYAVETKQQAEDCVRVLERRSLKREASGLLDEVRRAEACGQEEEVREIMGRHAEVKRRIAALEKR; encoded by the coding sequence GTGCCGACCGTGCCGGACCATGTCATCGCAGAGATCCGCGACCGCGTGGATCTTGTCGAGTTCGTGGGCCAGTATGTGGACCTCAAGCGTTCCGGGCGGGCGTTTGTCGGGCTGTGCCCGTTCCACTCGGAGAAGACGCCTTCGTTCCATGTGAACCCGGATCGGGGCATCTATCACTGCTTCGGATGCAATGTCACCGGAGACCTGTTCCAGTTCTACATGGAAGAGGAGTCGTCGTCTTTCCCGGAAGCGCTTCGCGAGATGGCCCGCCGCGCGGGGGTGGATCTCTCCCGCTACGAGGGGAGACCGGGCAAGCCGGGAGAGCGCGACGCCATGTTCCGGGCACACGAGGTCGCCGCGACGCTCTTCCGGAAGGTGCTCGCATCTCGCGAGGGCGCACCGGCGCGTGCGGAACTTGAGCGACGGGCGCTGCCCGAGGAAGTCCTCGCGAAGTACCGCGTGGGGGCGTCGTCGGATTCGTGGGATTGCCTCCTGAAGGCGGCGGCGCGTGAAGGGCTGTCCGGGGATCTTCTGGCGAAGGCCGGGCTGGCGATCGCCCGGGACGGGAAATCCGGCCACTACGACCGATTCCGCGACCGGCTCATGTTCCCCATCGAAGCGCCCGGCGGGAAGATCATCGGCTTCGGCGGGCGGGTTCTTGGCGAGGGGGAGCCGAAGTACCTCAACACCCCGGAGACCCCGCTCTTCCAGAAGCGGCGCACGCTTTACGGGCTTCCGCAGGCCGCACGCTCCATCCGGGAGTCGCGGGAAGCGGTGCTCGTGGAGGGGTACACGGATGTTCTCGCGCTGGCGGCGGTCGGTGTCGAGAATGCGGTGGCGTCTCTGGGCACGGCGTTCACGGCGGAGCATGCGAAGGTGCTGGCGCGAAACGCGGAGCGCGTGACGGTGGTGTTCGACGGAGACGAGGCCGGTCGCCGTGCCGCACACGCGGGCACAGGGCCGCTTCTGGCCGAAGGGCTGGAGGTCCGCATGGCGGAGATGCCCCCGGGCGAAGACCCGGACAGCATGGTTCGCCAGAGCGGAGTCGGGGAGTTCCGGCGTTGCCTGGAGGAGGCACCCGGTGCGGTGGAAGCGCTTCTGGGCCAGGACGCCTTTGCGGAGGGTGCTGCCCGGGATCGTGCGGTGCGTCGCGTGCTGGACGCGCTCGACGGCATTGAAGACCGTCTTCGCCGCCGCGTGTACCTGCAGGATCTGTCCCGCCGGACGGGGATTCCCGTAGGCCTTCTGGAGTCGCGGCCACGGGATCGCGCCGCCGAGAAGCGTCGGTCGCGAGAGGCTGCCGAGGCCGCTCCTGTTCGTCGGGAGACTCCGGACGCGCCGCCCTCCCGGCCTTCCCAGCCGGAACGCGCACTGCTCGGGATCATGCTTCACGATGTGAGTCTTGCGGAGTCGCTTCTGGAACGACTTGCGCCATCGGACTTTGAAGACGACCTCGTTCGTCATGTGGTGGAAGAGGCCGGGGAGATCGCCGCGGGCGGGAGGGAACCCTCCGTGGAGAATCTCCTGGACGCCTTGCGGGAGAGCAAGGCCGCAGCGGAGCTTGTGGGGCGGCTGTCCGTGTCTCCGGAGTACGCCGTGGAAACAAAGCAACAGGCGGAAGATTGCGTGCGCGTTCTGGAACGGCGCTCGCTGAAGAGAGAAGCCTCGGGGCTTCTGGATGAAGTGCGCCGCGCAGAGGCTTGCGGGCAGGAAGAGGAGGTCCGCGAAATCATGGGCCGACACGCGGAAGTGAAACGGAGGATTGCAGCGCTGGAGAAGAGGTAG